One genomic segment of Erythrolamprus reginae isolate rEryReg1 chromosome 2, rEryReg1.hap1, whole genome shotgun sequence includes these proteins:
- the TEX15 gene encoding testis-expressed protein 15 isoform X2 encodes MVAVARQQQEKQELNVRPRQWAPKRLLGCVPQLELLEPSLARRQEECCREYDGAEYKESSEDAFSSRREDAGGHGTSVESKIEIEPKMEGIRKNIQGLFLVDQNCLKKFTIPKKRPDKDFLTECLANQRDYNEIKQRLNENCLDIQCHLESLWQFHKIEMVHNKDLEEEYIAKRTELREEGRQDKELSSFLVVSRNEVQQICQNGLCTGDSKREINIMKELGNPQFGVYLFRYVDIALNYASKHSFPVENIIIFRVLLGKVKKVQPPKGQKKSVLDPTPNFDCHMSRIPPTLKDSLEDQATGSLVYFYEYNEHSKPVDKPRQCLPYAVIHVKSVNQKGGAEFLKCKLKRLPKHTGGVIPLENCTRVTRIGKSQLIYEHFRKPLEMYVSGEVSSFSKNIQNWNDSEDKTHCKKPHKSATRWDLTQMKAGVPCKSDMEAIRGEHVGDDKKNSSKINPEYVSDREIGSSTVTTSRLIKDPRLTRREQDVAKQNEELTMKPPFCKNTSISTCKLSPDNVTSSKDKKHNRGEMDSQFQGDYIFPSEIEHSIQLDTKCATNNFTSSKAEHCGNTFKYVCCKKMVACEQPSDQITLENLEQNKCQALNILNLKSKNSNMAESNKKDKQIYLTPKKENNSLNNDYAVNSIKEKSSERISNMESIGYHSSDAVIRGPSEKSMCFSKPELLDTNSLENRVCNTLFTEGQKNCETNNTGETCFNKIHVKQLKEKVPCGQEGKKYKSATKTAFKNATEISIKKKKPDKVLKPTDNMNNYTETSKNSDTLDLENTDFGFNLNLQRSLLIETELINTEHCKEKFEELQTLPTKNNDLRGHQKVNQTVLLTSVPISMGNMEFNKQFENKSSNASFCSQVSEIFGQDLEMESDDICGEIKNVLEDCKKGLSVWHEPHNHGNISKENVYYYLQSRLDWDHLFGKPGSNIKLSKNSTLKTNKDNSLYREKSEEERKTGLLNTFPCPDLQITITNTLQSKLESKMKKCTTKSSALKKCIKWSRLGKKKKYSKGRQNSKPYHKKKELNIQSRPQISSLSKGQFKKTEQPEKHIKNILSALDNTEALCKTKCPRQKIGVKFHLRKARKSVPRLKTVTKAGIKTPDSVKYTLPNDTLVLDSFETPDCHTDVSFNSNCAKYKAIKTVSEKNAILDISEIKSIEPLGTEPIMCNKKRFAGEGLFANTQKKNQENVITAMENKCTLSSDTNSCTDKTDGNQFNSSMIRKELTVCQSLQTNDDEMFKYVKMSAVKIATSIQPTIESTAKINVFQSDVISCPNLKKASNDKETLEIAALQEENTIFSTGKCPASLASWPLTEENFNAKTSVVQLTPEIHNSGSLLLKTNNSSNKNIDTNCSEIPAESSNRQKQKLDSHCKQEFSKLEHSCLNTLCQTTEQEIYTVENRHFKSLSKSIEHQGNTNGLPSSDDLLSPSSFEDNNLCQSSHHCVLQKFEEENVKERELSETMTYSATERLDIIHDTPLWSLNNLDLRQKNLKQINYTHRESTCRQTSSCSAYASDHKTNKTFTSTKAKQNELYFSSTSSDHCHEFSDHIKLSKVRIDLKSCDFNTEISEILQKADETSSLNILQEQVSYCKSALPLFITAFEKKQGCSFEHALISREIFGSANGNMQASQKLNPCAIEALVELQIIMETMEFIENKKRFLKGEPTFRSLLWYDDSLHSELFGGHSGYQQQSNLYPAFQMRLKYNALNELQIYHKQLMEAFENTISENNSYYCLLKIRREIEECESVMKQISNLSDFFLSVPFTCGANFGDSIEDLENSRKSTMDLINISKSLPGMNLSAEKDNHLWVIIEIIGKKTEFVKTCTDEEFNLKTSLFGLEHIFFDAAKHLVWQERNNDSKDGKEMLQIYEIAETKLFDIYERMMENSGCGNDDNRTFGGYTEKYVEDCIDACSQHNANCFIGKSLTLQDSCNISEILDEAQSADIERLQQLMGECTVQMEMLKKNFQILQEEDVTILITQENILDFMKNGGVKPVILKPEAIEIYTELAMMCETIFFLKNSIAKQGGNPRFRSLLWFDLSLLQELFQCQEKMAFLSYRKDKLLETVEASILELQEELNAIYDYTEALNCSYALHLLTREFAEFSETRKMLETSKSSVSMCVDLAPYTIALNYGSTISELDCNYNQFSLLLEKLMMSKKKDLGKMAHVMKVMKTIEHMKIICSKQGKLPFFAVIPQMLKNWRKACQLKRQFVETQLDHSDQNLQTSQMLHKRPFNVTLEDKPCASEENIDISHNKKKKVAASLITTSKIDEKEANRNVRRATLV; translated from the exons gaCTGAATTGCGTGAAGAAGGAAGACAAGATAAAGAACTCTCTAGCTTTTTAGTTGTCTCTAGAAATGAAGTGCAACAAATTTGTCAGAATGGCCTATGTACTGGTGATTCCAAAAGAGAAATAAACATTATGAAAGAACTAGGAAATCCTCAGTTTGGAGTTTATTTGTTCCGATATGTGGATATTGCTTTGAATTATGCATCCAAACATTCATTTCCAGTAGAAAATATCATTATATTCAGG GTTCTTTTAGGAAAAGTTAAAAAGGTTCAACCACCTAAAGGCCAAAAGAAAAGTGTACTGGACCCAACTCCAAACTTTGATTGCCATATGTCTAGAATTCCTCCTACACTTAAGGATTCTTTGGAGGATCAAGCTACTGGGTCTTTG GTATATTTTTATGAATATAATGAACATTCAAAACCTGTGGATAAGCCTAGGCAATGTCTTCCATATGCTGTAATACATGTAAAATCTGTTAATCAGAAGGGAGGTGCTGAATTTTTGAAGTGTAAACTTAAAAGATTACCCAAGCACACTg GAGGAGTTATCCCTTTGGAAAACTGTACACGGGTGACAAGGATAGGTAAAAGTCAACTCATCTACGAACATTTCAGAAAACCATTAGAAATGTATGTATCTGGAgaagtttcttctttttctaaaaaCATACAGAACTGGAATGATTCTGAAGACAAAACTCACtgtaaaaaaccccacaagtcaGCTACAAGATGGGATTTAACACAAATGAAAGCAGGTGTTCCATGTAAATCTGATATGGAAGCCATCAGAGGTGAACACGTGGGAGATGATAAGAAGAATAGTTCAAAAATAAATCCAGAATATGTTTCTGACCGGGAAATTGGTTCAAGTACTGTAACTACTTCAAGGTTAATTAAAGATCCAAGATTAACAAGAAGAGAACAGGATGTGGCAAAGCAAAATGAAGAACTTACAATGAAACCTCCTTTTTGTAAAAACACCAGTATAAGCACATGCAAACTAAGTCCTGACAATGTAACATCTAGCAAAGACAAGAAACACAATCGAGGAGAAATGGATAGCCAGTTTCAAGGGGATTATATTTTTCCTTCTGAAATAGAGCATTCTATTCAACTTGACACTAAATGTGCTACAAACAATTTTACATCATCCAAAGCAGAGCATTGTGGTAATACTTTTAAGTATGTCTGCTGTAAAAAAATGGTTGCTTGTGAACAGCCTTCAGATCAAATCACATTGGAGAATTTGGAACAAAATAAATGTCAAGCTCTAAACAttttaaatctaaaatctaaaaactCCAACATGGCTGAAAGCAATAAAAAAGATAAGCAAATATATTTAACACCTAAAAAGGAAAATAACTCCCTAAATAATGATTATGCAGTAAATAGTATCAAAGAAAAATCTtccgaaagaattagcaatatgGAGAGCATTGGGTATCATTCTTCTGATGCTGTTATAAGAGGccctagtgaaaaaagtatgtgTTTTTCCAAGCCAGAATTGTTAGACACAAATAGTTTGGAGAATAGGGTATGTAATACCTTATTTACTGAAGGGCAAAAAAACTGTGAAACAAACAATACAGGGGAAACATGCTTTAATAAAATACATGTAAAGCAATTAAAAGAGAAAGTTCCATGTGGACAAGAAGGCAAAAAGTATAAATCTGCAACAAAAACTGCAtttaaaaatgcaacagaaatatcaataaaaaagaaaaaacctgatAAGGTTTTGAAACCAACAGATAACATGAACAATTATACAGAAACATCAAAAAATTCAGATACTTTAGATTTAGAAAACACAGATTTTGGTTTTAACTTGAATCTTCAAAGAAGCTTGTTAATAGAAACAGAGCTAATAAACACAGAACATTGCAAAGAGAAGTTTGAAGAATTGCAAACATTGCCTACTAAAAATAATGACTTGAGAGGTCACCAGAAAGTAAATCAAACAGTGTTACTCACATCAGTTCCTATATCTATGGGAAATATGGAATTCAACaaacaatttgaaaataaatcTTCAAATGCCagtttttgcagtcaagtttctGAAATATTTGGGCAAGATTTAGAGATGGAAAGTGATGACATTTGTGGTGAGATTAAAAATGTGCTAGAAGATTGTAAGAAAGGTCTCTCAGTGTGGCACGAGCCACATAATCATGGAAATATTAGTAAAGAGAATGTCTATTATTATTTACAATCACGTTTAGATTGGGATCATCTGTTTGGAAAACCTGGCTCGAACATAAAACTTTCCAAAAATTCAACTTTGAAGACAAATAAAGATAATTCTTTATATAGGGAGAAAtctgaggaggaaagaaaaactggGTTATTGAATACATTTCCATGCCCTGATTTACAAATCACAATAACCAATACACTCCAGTCAAAATTGGAATCTAAAATGAAAAAATGTACAACTAAATCTTCAGCACTCAAGAAATGTATTAAGTGGTCAAGactggggaaaaagaaaaaatactcgAAGGGACGGCAAAATTCCAAACCATATCACAAAAAGAAAGAACTCAACATACAGTCTCGACCCCAGATTTCTTCACTATCCAAGGGACAGTTTAAAAAAACCGAGCAGCCTGAAAAACATATTAAGAATATTTTAAGTGCCCTTGACAACACTGAAGCATTGTGCAAAACCAAATGCCCACGTCAAAAAATTGGTGTAAAGTTTCACCTAAGAAAAGCTCGGAAAAGTGTCCCGAGGTTAAAAACAGTGACAAAAGCTGGAATTAAAACTCCAGATAGTGTAAAATATACCTTACCAAATGATACATTAGTGTTAGATTCTTTTGAAACACCAGATTGCCATACAGATGTATCTTTTAACAGCAATTGTGCAAAatataaagcaataaaaacagtCTCTGAAAAGAATGCTATATTAGATATTTCAGAAATTAAAAGCATAGAGCCACTTGGCACTGAGCCTATCATGTGCAACAAAAAGAGATTTGCTGGGGAAGGCCTTTTTGCAAATACACAAAAAAAGAATCAAGAGAATGTAATTACAGCCATGGAAAACAAGTGCACTTTGAGTTCTGACACCAATAGCTGTACAGACAAAACAGATGGAAATCAATTTAACTCTTCAATGATCAGAAAGGAATTAACTGTCTGTCAAAGCTTGCAAACAAATGATGATGAAATGTTCAAATATGTAAAGATGAGTGCTGTTAAAATTGCTACATCAATTCAACCAACTATTGAATCGActgcaaaaataaatgttttccagTCAGATGTTATTTCTTGTCCTAATTTGAAAAAAGCAAGCAATGACAAAGAAACTCTGGAAATAGCTGCATTACAGGAAGAAAACACAATTTTTAGTACTGGCAAGTGTCCTGCTTCATTGGCAAGTTGGCCTTTAACAGAAGAAAACTTTAATGCTAAAACCTCTGTGGTTCAATTGACTCCAGAAATCCATAACAGTGGGTCATTgttattaaaaacaaataattcatCAAACAAAAATATAGATACGAATTGCTCTGAAATCCCAGCAGAATCTTCCAATAGACAAAAGCAAAAACTAGATTCTCATTGTAAACAGGAGTTTTCAAAATTGGAACATTCGTGCCTTAACACATTGTGTCAAACAACCGAACAAGAAATATATACTGTGGAGAATAGGCATTTTAAATCATTGAGCAAGTCAATTGAACACCAAGGGAATACTAACGGATTACCATCTAGTGATGATCTGTTATCTCCTTCATCCTTTGAAGATAATAATTTGTGCCAATCATCTCATCATTGTGTATTACAGAAATTTGAAGAGGAAAATGTAAAGGAAAGAGAACTATCAGAAACTATGACTTACTCTGCAACTGAAAGACTAGATATAATTCATGACACTCCTCTGTGGTCATTAAATAACCTAGATTTAAGGCAGAAAAACCTGAAACAAATAAATTATACACATAGGGAATCCACATGCAGACAGACTTCCTCATGCAGTGCTTATGCCTCTgatcataaaacaaacaaaaccttcACTAGTACCAAGGCCAAGCAAAATGAACTTTACTTTTCAAGCACCTCTTCTGATCATTGCCATGAATTCAGTGATCACATCAAACTTTCCAAAGTAAGAATTGATCTAAAATCCTGTGATTTCAACACTGAAATATCAGAGATCTTACAAAAAGCAGATGAAACTTCATCCCTGAATATATTGCAGGAACAGGTTTCATACTGCAAAAGTGCTCTTCCTTTGTTCATTAcagcttttgaaaaaaaacaagGTTGTTCTTTTGAGCATGCTCTGATTTCTAGGGAAATATTTGGAAGTGCTAATGGAAATATGCAAGCGAGTCAGAAATTAAACCCTTGTGCTATAGAAGCATTAGTTGAGCTGCAAATTATAATGGAAACAATGGAATTTATAGAGAATAAGAAAAGATTCTTAAAAGGTGAGCCAACTTTTCGAAGTTTGCTTTGGTATGACGATTCACTGCATAGTGAACTGTTTGGTGGCCATTCAGGTTATCAACAGCAATCAAATTTATATCCTGCTTTTCAGATGAGATTAAAATACAATGCCCTTAATGAATTACAAATCTACCACAAGCAATTAATGGAAGCTTTTGAAAACACTATATCTGAGAATAATTCTTATTATTGCTTGTTGAAAATAAGGCGAGAAATAGAGGAGTGTGAATCAGTAATGAAACAGATTTCCaatttatctgatttttttttatctGTGCCTTTCACGTGTGGAGCTAACTTTGGAGATTCTATAGAAgatctagaaaattcaagaaaaagtaCAATGGATTTAATAAATATATCTAAAAGCCTTCCAGGCATGAATTTGAGTGCTGAAAAAGATAATCATCTCTGGGTTATTATTGAGATTATTGGTAAAAAAACAGAATTTGTAAAGACATGTACTGATGAAGAGTTTAATCTTAAAACTTCATTATTTGGTCTGGAACATATATTTTTTGATGCTGCTAAACATCTTGTTTGGCAAGAAAGAAATAACGATTCAAAGGATGGAAAAGAAATGCTCCAGATATATGAAATTGCTGAGACTAAGCTCTTTGATATTTATGAGCGTATGATGGAAAATTCTGGATGTGGAAATGATGATAATAGAACTTTTGGAGGATATACTGAGAAATATGTGGAAGACTGTATAGATGCTTGCTCTCAACACAATGCAAATTGCTTCATTGGGAAATCTCTAACTTTACAAGATAGTTGCAACATAAGTGAAATCTTGGATGAAGCACAGTCTGCCGATATTGAAAGACTGCAACAACTCATGGGTGAATGTACAGTGCAGATGGAAATGCTGAAAAAGAATTTTCAGATTTTACAGGAGGAGGATGTAACCATATTGATAACTCAAGAAAATATATTGGACTTCATGAAGAATGGAGGAGTTAAACCTGTCATTCTGAAGCCGGAAGCTATTGAAATATATACTGAATTGGCAATGATGTgtgaaactattttttttcttaaaaactcaATAGCAAAACAAGGAGGTAATCCGCGATTTCGTAGTTTACTATGGTTTGATTTATCACTTCTACAAGAACTGTTCCAGTGCCAAGAAAAAATGGCTTTCTTGTCTTATCGGAAAGATAAGCTTTTAGAAACAGTGGAGGCTTCCATCTTAGAACTTCAGGAGGAGTTGAATGCTATTTATGATTATACAGAAGCCTTAAATTGCTCGTATGCACTTCATCTTCTCACAAGAGAATTTGCGGAATTTTCAGAAACAAGAAAAATGTTAGAAACATCTAAGTCGTCTGTCTCTATGTGTGTAGATTTGGCACCATATACTATCGCTTTAAATTATGGAAGTACAATTTCTGAATTAGACTGTAACTATAACCAGTTTTCTTTACTTCTTGAGAAATTGATGATGTCCAAAAAGAAAGACTTAGGAAAAATGGCTCACGTTATGAAGGTGATGAAAACCATTGAACATATGAAGATTATCTGTTCCAAACAGGGGAAATTGCCTTTTTTTGCGGTTATACCTCAAATGCTTAAAAACTGGAGAAAAGCTTGTCAGTTGAAACGGCAGTTTGTTGAAACACAGTTGGATCACAGTGACCAAAATCTTCAAACTTCCCAAATGCTACACAAAAGACCATTTAATGTAACTTTAGAAGACAAGCCCTGCGCATCGGAAGAAAATATTGATATCTcacataacaaaaagaaaaag